From Paenibacillus sp. V4I7, one genomic window encodes:
- a CDS encoding sensor histidine kinase: MKRRIAVKVFVISFLLVESIIILLGYWYYRHSSDSLLDAQYEYADQIANKSNDYLNVTLENIRNLFITVGTDSRFQQGSSEEIIRWFNNSLLPYMPNVYNIHLLEQGKLAASTSYVQWALLDTPSLSKELEQIKLSGIVYWIGPYFSLPSNYTVTAAMKLPSTDGDKIILLDLYLARLYDSLQSQSSNRITGEIILLDRLHHPVFGRPPYSQYNVFNKSYQLIGLEDKWFEGGWKQSEQQTAAGQRLVLTRVTNPAIGWDVVWILDKTALLKPLQKTISFTWALGLVSLLLSIGMAYTISVLISKPIRKIADSMNAVSDGQLDTSIQLNRQDELGLLAKHFNRMTAHIRELIANLKHSEKQKQISDFLALQAQIKPHFLFNTLNSISMAARSGEYNKVDQLVSSLTTQLDYTLKASPGPVTLREEITALESYVDLMHIRYPGKFSFHMDLDPLTLERKLPKFVLQPLVENSIFHGLVPDHKDGVLFIGTTVGTDGWDIMIEDNGKGMTAEKKSKLMDRLNIHFDNSKEITSEENKNGHSIGLVNVHRRLQMMYGDRYRIHLESTQDEGTRLLIRLGAEPNEEHLDRG; encoded by the coding sequence ATGAAACGTCGTATCGCAGTCAAAGTGTTCGTTATCTCCTTCTTGCTGGTGGAATCGATTATCATTTTGTTAGGCTACTGGTATTATCGGCATTCTTCCGATTCCTTGCTCGACGCCCAGTATGAATACGCCGATCAAATTGCAAACAAATCAAACGATTATTTAAATGTTACACTGGAGAATATCCGGAATTTATTCATTACCGTAGGTACGGACAGCCGTTTCCAGCAAGGCTCAAGCGAGGAAATCATTCGTTGGTTTAATAACAGTTTGCTGCCTTATATGCCCAATGTGTACAATATTCATTTGCTTGAACAAGGTAAACTGGCTGCCAGCACTTCTTATGTTCAATGGGCACTATTGGATACCCCCTCACTATCCAAGGAATTAGAGCAAATTAAGCTAAGCGGCATTGTGTATTGGATCGGCCCTTATTTCTCACTGCCCTCCAACTATACGGTAACGGCTGCAATGAAGCTTCCTTCCACGGACGGTGACAAGATCATTCTGCTCGATCTATATTTGGCCAGACTATATGATTCCTTGCAATCGCAATCCTCTAATCGAATCACTGGGGAAATCATTCTGCTCGACCGATTGCACCACCCTGTCTTCGGACGCCCGCCTTATTCGCAATACAATGTATTCAATAAATCGTACCAGCTAATCGGGTTAGAAGATAAATGGTTCGAAGGCGGCTGGAAACAATCCGAACAGCAAACCGCTGCCGGTCAACGTCTTGTCCTGACAAGAGTGACCAATCCTGCAATCGGCTGGGATGTCGTTTGGATATTAGACAAAACAGCGCTTCTCAAGCCTCTGCAAAAAACGATTTCATTTACATGGGCACTTGGCTTGGTCTCGTTGCTATTATCCATTGGGATGGCTTACACGATATCCGTTCTGATCAGTAAACCTATACGCAAGATTGCCGACTCGATGAATGCTGTCAGCGACGGGCAATTGGACACCTCGATTCAGCTAAATCGTCAGGATGAACTCGGACTTCTCGCCAAGCATTTCAACCGGATGACTGCTCATATACGCGAGCTCATTGCTAATCTGAAGCATTCTGAGAAGCAGAAACAGATCTCTGACTTTCTAGCACTTCAGGCGCAGATCAAACCGCATTTTCTATTTAATACGTTAAATTCAATCAGCATGGCTGCCCGCTCCGGCGAATATAACAAGGTCGATCAACTCGTCTCTTCCCTGACAACTCAACTAGATTACACGCTTAAGGCAAGTCCGGGACCTGTGACATTGCGAGAGGAAATAACCGCTTTGGAGAGTTATGTTGATTTGATGCATATCCGGTATCCCGGTAAATTTTCCTTTCATATGGATCTTGATCCACTAACCTTGGAGAGGAAGCTGCCGAAGTTCGTACTGCAGCCTTTGGTGGAAAACAGTATTTTTCACGGTCTGGTGCCGGATCATAAAGATGGCGTGTTGTTCATTGGCACGACAGTCGGGACGGATGGCTGGGACATCATGATCGAAGATAACGGCAAGGGCATGACCGCTGAGAAGAAATCGAAACTAATGGATCGGCTTAATATCCATTTCGATAACAGTAAGGAGATTACATCTGAGGAAAATAAAAACGGACATAGCATTGGTCTTGTTAATGTTCATCGTAGGCTTCAAATGATGTACGGAGATCGTTACCGTATTCACTTGGAAAGCACGCAAGATGAAGGCACAAGACTTTTAATCCGATTGGGGGCAGAACCGAATGAAGAGCATCTTGATCGTGGATGA
- a CDS encoding response regulator, which yields MKSILIVDDEPMARQYLRTQFPWGHWGYVIVGEAENGVEALKSCRSLQPDIVLLDITMPLMDGLELLQHLKKEFPLVRCIMLTAHRDFAFAQEAIRSGADGYILKSPIEAGELQAALSKACEELDKTHRLTTSEQSYKVLVQNYQYPLRQKFFEDILSSLLAKPEEIIVRGEKIGIDLLQPTYVLLECCVDELAKFEQRYPVKDRSLIEFSMLEIVRECAQADFPGRFELFPFSFGRFILLLTGQQSSNSSQLKESITLFLRKLSNPLKQYLKLRLTVTVSRPMPTIASLRSVYLDTVKYRVHHFYSDAAEPVFLDQALPFHTIPDKILDKLRSRLEELVSQQEEPKYQDWVSMTRNEFLLYKPEPSAAIFWLESLEQLLAAGNWVSEMNPLEPPLNLKIETSFHRALETVIGRFIEIRKRRLQSLQLRHELSSAIQYIKSHLSDDLSVDSIALKVKLSPSYLGHLFKKEVGVSIVDYILEQRMEMAKIYLQTGQYRNYELASKVGFRSYSYFCTLFKKYSGLTPNEYKHAHQPVVNP from the coding sequence ATGAAGAGCATCTTGATCGTGGATGATGAACCGATGGCACGTCAATACTTACGCACGCAGTTTCCCTGGGGACATTGGGGCTATGTGATTGTTGGCGAGGCGGAGAATGGTGTCGAAGCTTTGAAAAGCTGCCGCTCTTTACAGCCGGACATCGTACTTCTCGATATTACAATGCCGCTGATGGACGGTTTGGAGCTTCTACAGCATCTGAAGAAGGAATTCCCCCTAGTTCGCTGCATCATGCTAACCGCTCATCGAGACTTCGCTTTCGCTCAAGAAGCGATTCGCAGTGGGGCCGACGGCTACATCCTGAAATCGCCGATTGAAGCTGGTGAATTGCAGGCTGCTTTATCGAAGGCATGCGAGGAGCTTGACAAGACGCATCGATTAACAACAAGCGAACAAAGCTATAAGGTGCTGGTGCAAAATTATCAATACCCGCTTCGTCAAAAGTTTTTTGAAGATATCCTCTCTTCCTTACTTGCGAAACCGGAGGAAATTATCGTCCGCGGAGAGAAGATTGGCATCGACCTCCTTCAGCCTACTTATGTATTGTTGGAATGTTGCGTCGATGAACTCGCCAAGTTCGAGCAGCGATACCCGGTCAAAGACCGCTCTTTGATTGAATTCAGCATGCTGGAGATCGTTCGAGAATGCGCGCAAGCAGATTTCCCAGGCCGGTTCGAGCTATTCCCTTTTTCATTCGGACGGTTCATTTTGCTCCTGACAGGTCAACAGTCATCCAACAGCAGTCAGCTTAAGGAAAGCATTACCCTATTCCTCCGTAAGCTATCGAACCCGCTCAAGCAATATTTAAAGCTGCGGCTCACTGTGACGGTTAGTAGGCCTATGCCGACTATTGCCTCCCTTCGTTCCGTCTATTTGGATACTGTGAAATATCGCGTACACCACTTTTATTCGGATGCAGCTGAGCCTGTATTCCTTGATCAAGCGCTGCCGTTTCATACCATACCTGATAAAATACTAGATAAATTGCGTAGTCGGCTAGAGGAGTTAGTTAGCCAGCAAGAAGAACCTAAGTATCAGGATTGGGTCAGTATGACGCGGAATGAATTCCTGTTGTATAAACCCGAGCCCTCGGCAGCCATATTTTGGCTGGAGTCGCTAGAACAGCTTCTTGCTGCAGGCAACTGGGTGTCGGAGATGAATCCGCTGGAACCGCCGCTCAACCTTAAGATAGAGACTTCTTTTCATCGCGCTCTCGAAACCGTTATTGGACGCTTCATCGAAATTAGGAAGCGAAGATTGCAATCACTTCAGCTGAGGCATGAGCTTTCCTCCGCTATCCAATATATCAAGTCACATCTGAGCGATGATCTGAGCGTGGATTCAATCGCGCTCAAGGTAAAGCTTAGTCCCTCTTACTTAGGGCATCTGTTCAAGAAAGAAGTCGGCGTTTCTATCGTGGACTACATTCTGGAGCAGCGTATGGAAATGGCCAAGATCTACCTACAGACCGGTCAATACAGGAATTATGAGCTGGCTTCCAAGGTCGGCTTTCGCAGCTATTCGTATTTCTGTACTTTATTCAAGAAATATTCGGGCTTAACGCCCAATGAATACAAACACGCTCATCAGCCGGTTGTGAATCCTTGA
- a CDS encoding cadherin-like beta sandwich domain-containing protein → MMHQTVRRMFSCFLAFLLLMASGLSGIFETYGTEKAYAEESVQQTIIIDNDNEGAPNIAGELPTTTKGYSSSGMLGGGTKSTLAYAKGAQNANTNTAYATYTPSLSEQSFTIGTYRVSVWIVQRTAAAARLMTEVYRNGESTKTAYDNAAPAGGWVEIGIFDFKGAGEEYVKLSRDPGGPTGYFNSDSVKFEKLPSRIHTLSDLQVGDTSIFQPTVTSYTYLVGNVVQEITINPTATDPSAVIRVNGSVMNSGTSSEPIPLIIGDNEIPIDVQAENNSYTKRYTINVKRSAGNNTNVALSALHLNGVPLQGFDPTVTSYTYTVQNASASITILPTTADTAASVKINGTAINSEQVIPVDLTVGNNEIDIVVIAQDPAYTQSYRLNIYRQKADATLKQLKINSQELTRGYNVRPGQNQSPGFEPDVMTYAYEAPNGVNEIIVTAEPSDSNAVFFVNGVQISEGTDSLPIMLAHGVQTIEVEVQAEDRSFKKQYDITVGKGNHTRGKPVKASQEYYLTPGKHAVDGDGASVWRNVLADGTPYIWLEVDLLRRTSFNRAVAAFYNYTDMQNFKIQYSDDGLQWQDAYVSNAKPSSIESISFPEVTSRYVRFYADKAKDLVFTGLYSFEIYGAEPPTNVPGENYERLSGITLSNSLISFDPYITDYTIVTDRDLTLTPVKGAVGQTLKIDGQSQASLFVPKESLFGEVRTIPIEVTSQDGSRSMFYRLHIELVPSVPGSGYTLAFEDEFNGSELNNSQWYYRIGSNAYTDNKKENVSVSDGFLRIALKKEPADSGGKAYSGGGIITKPLLGYGYYETRFKQWNKEGFHSSFWIAGLNQRVSVLDGDQLYSPSTDYQVNEIDGFEIDTSHPDGLMTAGHYWWPGDAHLTYVPYTTYKEVDSSDGYHTYGMEWTPTKIKFYVDGKMFREEFYPGPHGAGTQGRGQHLWLTSLVYKLPVADEYLPAEVTYDYFKFYTKDYGLVAPIDAVIVDNGDPGYSETGIWASTSDAFGYDDNDTRFTRTIGDQAKWSKALVAEGNYEVRIWNPSFHNNTTQAQYTVQHAGGSTSVMVDQKLGGQQWISLGTYRFTQDAEASVTMTAMDTAYLRADAVMFVPRTSDPIDHNTDSGKKDKDKNKDKIKNK, encoded by the coding sequence ATGATGCACCAAACAGTCAGACGTATGTTTTCCTGCTTTCTTGCTTTCCTACTTCTTATGGCTTCAGGATTAAGCGGTATTTTTGAAACTTATGGAACTGAAAAAGCCTACGCAGAAGAATCTGTGCAGCAAACGATTATTATCGATAACGATAATGAGGGGGCACCTAATATCGCAGGTGAACTGCCCACGACGACCAAGGGCTATTCTAGCTCGGGCATGCTGGGTGGCGGCACCAAAAGCACACTCGCTTATGCGAAGGGTGCACAAAACGCCAATACGAATACAGCCTATGCAACCTACACACCGTCTTTAAGCGAGCAAAGTTTTACGATCGGGACATATCGTGTGTCCGTATGGATCGTCCAAAGAACGGCGGCAGCGGCTCGACTAATGACTGAGGTGTATCGTAATGGGGAGTCGACAAAGACGGCATATGATAATGCGGCTCCGGCTGGCGGTTGGGTAGAGATCGGGATCTTTGATTTTAAAGGTGCGGGGGAGGAATACGTGAAGCTTTCCAGAGATCCGGGAGGCCCGACTGGTTATTTTAATTCGGATTCGGTGAAGTTTGAGAAACTACCATCGCGGATCCATACACTCAGTGATTTGCAGGTTGGCGACACATCCATATTTCAGCCTACAGTGACTTCGTATACGTATCTTGTAGGTAATGTTGTTCAGGAGATAACGATTAATCCGACAGCTACTGATCCTTCAGCAGTAATTAGGGTGAACGGTTCAGTGATGAATAGCGGGACTTCAAGTGAGCCCATTCCGTTAATTATTGGAGATAATGAGATTCCTATCGATGTACAAGCGGAAAATAACAGCTATACGAAGCGATACACGATTAACGTAAAACGATCCGCTGGCAACAATACGAATGTGGCGTTAAGCGCTTTGCACTTGAACGGGGTTCCTTTACAGGGATTCGACCCCACCGTGACTTCTTATACGTATACGGTTCAAAATGCAAGCGCATCCATTACTATCTTGCCTACAACAGCGGATACCGCAGCATCTGTGAAGATAAACGGGACCGCAATCAACTCAGAACAAGTGATACCTGTAGATTTAACAGTCGGTAATAACGAGATTGACATTGTGGTGATAGCTCAAGATCCAGCTTATACCCAGTCCTATAGGCTGAATATTTATCGTCAAAAAGCCGACGCAACCCTGAAGCAGCTGAAGATTAACAGTCAAGAGTTGACGAGAGGCTACAATGTAAGACCTGGACAGAACCAATCGCCGGGCTTTGAGCCGGACGTAATGACATATGCCTATGAGGCCCCGAATGGGGTGAATGAAATCATTGTAACGGCTGAACCAAGTGATTCGAACGCAGTCTTTTTCGTGAACGGTGTCCAGATAAGCGAAGGAACAGACTCATTGCCAATAATGCTGGCACATGGCGTTCAAACCATTGAAGTTGAGGTGCAAGCGGAGGACCGCTCTTTCAAGAAGCAATATGACATTACGGTGGGTAAAGGGAATCATACACGCGGGAAGCCGGTAAAGGCTTCTCAGGAATACTATTTGACGCCGGGTAAGCATGCAGTGGATGGCGATGGGGCTTCGGTTTGGCGGAATGTCCTGGCAGACGGCACGCCGTATATCTGGTTGGAGGTAGATTTACTTCGCAGGACCTCGTTTAATCGAGCAGTGGCTGCTTTTTACAACTACACGGATATGCAAAACTTCAAGATTCAATACTCGGACGACGGCTTGCAATGGCAGGATGCCTATGTCAGCAATGCTAAGCCTTCCTCGATTGAAAGCATCAGCTTTCCTGAAGTGACGTCTAGATATGTGCGGTTTTATGCGGATAAAGCAAAGGATTTGGTGTTTACCGGGTTATATTCCTTTGAAATCTATGGAGCTGAGCCGCCAACAAACGTACCGGGAGAAAATTATGAGCGGTTATCAGGCATCACATTATCGAACAGCCTTATTTCGTTTGATCCCTATATAACCGATTACACAATCGTGACTGATCGAGACCTTACATTAACACCAGTGAAGGGCGCGGTAGGTCAAACGTTGAAAATTGATGGACAAAGCCAAGCCAGCCTATTTGTCCCCAAGGAATCTTTATTCGGTGAAGTCCGCACCATCCCTATCGAGGTGACCTCCCAGGATGGAAGCCGTAGTATGTTCTATCGACTGCATATCGAATTGGTACCGTCAGTACCGGGTTCCGGCTATACGCTCGCATTCGAGGATGAATTCAACGGATCCGAGTTGAATAACAGTCAGTGGTATTATCGTATTGGAAGCAATGCTTACACCGATAATAAGAAGGAAAATGTGTCCGTATCGGACGGCTTTCTTCGAATCGCTTTGAAAAAAGAGCCTGCTGACAGCGGAGGAAAGGCGTATTCCGGCGGAGGCATCATCACCAAGCCGCTTTTGGGATATGGCTATTATGAAACCAGATTTAAGCAATGGAACAAGGAAGGTTTTCACAGCTCCTTCTGGATTGCGGGCTTGAATCAGCGCGTATCAGTCCTCGATGGAGATCAGCTCTATTCGCCGTCGACGGATTATCAGGTGAATGAAATTGACGGCTTTGAGATTGATACTTCACACCCGGATGGTTTAATGACAGCGGGTCATTATTGGTGGCCAGGAGATGCTCATCTGACTTATGTGCCTTACACGACATACAAGGAAGTGGACTCGTCTGATGGCTACCATACGTATGGTATGGAATGGACTCCGACAAAAATTAAATTTTACGTGGACGGCAAGATGTTCAGAGAAGAATTTTATCCCGGACCGCATGGAGCGGGGACGCAAGGACGAGGTCAGCATCTATGGCTGACGTCATTAGTGTATAAGCTGCCGGTTGCCGATGAGTATTTGCCCGCGGAGGTAACCTATGATTATTTCAAATTTTACACAAAAGATTATGGATTGGTTGCTCCAATTGATGCCGTCATCGTGGATAACGGAGATCCGGGCTATTCGGAAACAGGCATTTGGGCTTCGACATCTGATGCATTCGGTTATGACGATAATGATACAAGATTTACACGAACCATTGGCGATCAAGCGAAGTGGAGCAAGGCTCTGGTAGCTGAGGGGAATTACGAAGTACGGATATGGAATCCGTCCTTCCATAACAATACGACGCAAGCGCAGTACACAGTGCAGCATGCAGGTGGCTCAACGTCCGTCATGGTCGACCAAAAGCTGGGGGGCCAGCAATGGATCTCGCTCGGCACCTATCGTTTTACACAAGATGCGGAAGCATCAGTTACGATGACTGCCATGGATACGGCTTACCTTCGTGCGGATGCGGTGATGTTCGTGCCAAGGACGAGTGATCCTATCGACCATAACACTGATTCTGGTAAAAAGGACAAGGACAAAAACAAAGATAAAATCAAGAACAAATAG